The genomic stretch ttcccattttttccttttttttttctttttttttttttccttattcttcttatttttcttcttcccatttttaaatcaggttgttttttaaattgttgagttgtaggaattctttatatattttgaatattaaccccttgttggatatatgatttgcaaatatcttttcttaataggttgcctttttgtttcggtgattgtttccttctctgtgcagaagcttcttcaTTCATTGTGCTcccacatgtttatttttgcttttatttcccttgcctttggagtcagattcACAAGCACACTGCTAACACCAATGTCATGGAgctttctatgttttcttctaggagtttcatggtttcaagtcttacattcaagtctttaatccgttttgagttaatctttgtgtatggtaagATAGCGGACTAGTTGCATTCTCTTGCGTGTGGCTTCCCACTCTTCCcgacaccatttattgaagacactgctTTCACCATTGTATGTCCTTGGcgcctttgttgtaaattaatggTCTGTATAcatgtgggcttatttctgggttctcaagtCTGTTCCTTTGGTCggtgtatctgtttttatgccaataccatattgttttgattattatagctttgtagtatagggagaatgatgccaccagctttattctttctcaggattgctttggctatttggggtcttttggattccatacaaattttagagttatttgttctagttctttgaaaaatgccattggaattttgatagggattacattgaatgtgtagattgctatGGGTGATATTGATGCTTTAGCAATATTCTTGTGATCAATGAgtataggatatttttaaatttgtatctaaccatttgtaattttcagtgtacatgtctttattcctaggtattttactctttttgatgcaattgtaaatgggattgctttcttcttcttcttttaaagatttatttatttatttattttaaagatttatttatttgaaagagagagagtgtgtgcacgcatgcatgaattgggggagggacagagggagggaatcttaaAGAGattgcactgagtgtggaacctgacatggggctagatctcacgactcttgagatcatgacctgagtcgaaaccaagagtcggccgTCCAACCAaccaagctacccaggcgcccctgggatttcttaatttatctttctgatagtttgtaattaacatatagagatgccacagatttctgtatattggttttgtatcctttAACTCTAATGAGTTCGTTTAAGAGTTTTTTGatgagtctttagagttttctgtatttatatcatgtcatctacaaatagtgacagttttgtttcttcctttctgattcggatgccttttattcctttttattgccttACTGCTCTAGCTAGGACTTTCAATACTAGGTTGAATAATGGTGGAGAGAGTGGaaatctttgtcttgttcttgatcttagaagaaaagctcttaGCTTTTCCCCATTGATTATGATGTTGattgtgggtttgtcatatatggcctttattatgttgaaatctGTTCTCTCTATACCtgctttgttgaatttttattataaatggatgctgaattttgtcaagtgctttttctacgtgtattgagatgatcatgtgatttttatccttcattttgtcaATGCAGTATATGTATCACATTGACTTATTTGTGGATGTGGAACCATCCTtatatccctggaataaatcctacttgatcatggtgaatgaaccttttaaagtattgttgaattccatttgctaatattttgatgaGGACTTTTGGATCtctgttcatcaaggatattggttgataattttcattttttttgtggtgtttttgtctggttttagtatcagacaaataaaaataccCACACTTACTATCTAGATCCAGcagttgttaacattttgatgtattagcctttctctttttttgtaaaccacttctaaaatatttaataatgtttccaaaaaaaacctaagaatttattagtttattagaATTAGAATATTATCTATATTACCAATCTAACAAAATAGTAATCCTcaaatcttatttaatatttagtcTTTATTGAAGTTTAGTTTTTATAAAGAGTTTGGGAGCTAGAATGTGTTTGAGCATGTCTGCTGTGGGTAGTTATAGCTGGTGGAAGTCTTTAGAGTTGTGTTGAGTAACCTTTTGTAGTGGACCCATCAGACCCCACTGAACACATAGGGGTCACTAGTGATTTCTAACTCAGTTTCCTAAGCTTctattattttgtccttttgaatttattaaacTGAATATTGTCACTGTCAGTGAGTAGGTATCTTTGGGTCCCGCACTGACATTTCATTTACTTATCTAacagttattaataataatatgtaacatGTTAGCCATTTACCATGTGTTAAATATTGTACCTAGAATGCATCAATTTAAAGCTCACAAAATTACTATTATATAGTTTATCATTaccatcatttacatttaaaaagtgaagtggactgaggatcagagagattAAGACAGGGGTCATACGGCTCATCTGAGTGAGTGGCATAACTGAGTTTGGAGCTTGGGTAGTCTGATCTGAAACTCACGGGCTACAGCACCTCGGTGACCAGGGTGTGCTTGGCTCTGTGCTTGCACGGGGCATTCCGTGGGGGGAAAACTTGTCCTCTAACATACAGGTGACCAATCGAAGAAGCAGTAACAGTAACACGTACAGATGTGGGCTAGGGTAGTGCTGGGGCCATGCAGAGACCTCGGGGAGGGTCCTGATGGAGTCGCATGGGTACCAGGGGTCAGGTGAGATGTCACATGGGTAGGTGGGCTGAGAACCATGGTAGGCCCAGAGGTGAGAGGGAGTGTGCATCTGCCTGGGCATGTAGGAGCTCACGGTCATTGAGGGGGTCTGGGGGACACACACCCAGCAGCACAGGGGCTCAGGCCCTTGTAAGTCCCGTCGGGGAGTTGGGGCCTCATCTTCAGGGCATGAGTGCTGTGAAGGGCAGATGTGTCAGGCCGGCCCAGGTCTGCACCTGGAATGTCTTTAGGCTTGAGATGCAGGGTGCGTGGATTCAGCAGTGCATTGAATGGCCTGCCAGCAGGCCGTCGACGGTGTTTACTGGGTGttggtgggaaggaggagagaggcaaGGTCACATGGGACCATCGGGATTCTTGGTTGGGTCCCTGCCTCGGGAGAGTTGGTCTCTCCGCTCAGTTCTGCTGCATTCCGCATTCTGGAAGGAGCCTCAACTTCTCTGAAATACCGAGCCAACTCTGTCAATTCAGGTCATCatgtccctccctgccctcctggaaaCATCTACCTGTCCTGCTGGTGCTTGGGCAGTACTGCCAGTACATTGTTTTCTGCGTGTTGACATGTTTCCCTTTCTGACTTCGGATTTTCTCGAGCTGAAGGTGGTTTCTTACCTTTGAACTGTTAAGTTCCTGTAAGTGGCCCGGGGCCCTGTAGGCTCTCAGGAACTGGGATGAAACTTTTGTTAAACAGGCCCTGCTGCTGACCTGTGGGGCTGACCATGAGGCGCTCACCCAGGAGGGGGCTTGGGCCGTTAGCAGAGACAGCAGGGGTGCACATGGGTTCTTTCTAGGTCCTTCGGCTGTCCGGCTGTCTCTGTCTGTCCGGGATGTTAGGTGTGCAGGGCTTGCTCGTGCAGGCAtccctggagggcagggggctggggcccTGCCTGGGGCCAGGATCCTCACTCAGAGAAGTGATTTACTAGTTGGAACATTTACCCACAGAGTAAATTAATCCCAAATCCAGTGAGTGCAAACAGTCTTGAGAAAGTCCCTTCATTTCAGTTGTGCTCTGCAGGCCTGTGGAGAGAGGATCTGTGGAAGGTGTGACAGCGACCTTGCGTCTGTGGATTTAGACCTAGTAACTTATTTATGTGTTCACACAATTGCTCGGTAAAGTTTAGCTGCATGTCTTACTTTCACAGCTTTTCCATATTGCCTCTTAACACCTGTCTCCATCTCCACTGGATTGCTTTTTTTTATGTtatgaatacataattttattttcttaaaaactttacctattttttttaataaatgtgatgACATTACGttttataaaatgacatttcaaaaactgtagaagatatttttaaagagtggCTTCAGACCATTCTCAGTAGAGAAGCACACACAGGGAGTGATCCATtggaaatctattttaaaacCCTAATCAGCAAGCCATTTTTATGCATAAACAATTAAATTATAGTCTTGCCTGGCAAGTTTCCAATTACAGCCCCGGAAAAAGTTTGTAATACGCGACGACAAGACTGGTTCATTATGAGCAAGCAGTGTGTTCCGATGGGGTTGTgtggtttgtgtatgtgtgtgggtgctGTGTTGTCCTGTGTCAGCTAAAATGCGTACGTGTTTGCTCCTCCCCTCCTTGTATTCATGCCTCTGGAAGATGGATCACTCTGGTTCTGCATCAAGAGCTCacatttattcatacattttataatacaaGTTATCTTTAGGTTAATGTGTTATTGTGGGAGAAGTTGGAACGGTAAATCCTGTTTGGTATGTGCTTGTCCATCTGGGAGAGTCAAAGACAGGCGGCTCCATACGGCCATGTACCTGACTTGGACGGAGCAGGATGACACTGCCTCTCGTGGAGGTGTTGGGACATGACCCGCACCCCACCAGGGAACCAGATGAGCGTGGAGAGACCATCTGAGACCCCATAGGCCCAGCCCACGGCCATGGCCGGGGTGGTGTTTTCCAAAGGCCGGCAGAGCAGAGCCAGCAGCCCTGGAGGGCTGGTTGCCTCCCCGTGAGCCTCCTAACTGGGGCGGCTGCCTGGGGTGCATTTTTAAGTTGAGAGCTCTGATGCCAgcattcttgttcttttttggaaaagaagCGATGACCCTGTCTTAAATAGCAGTTTTTGCTTGTAGCTAAAAAGAATATCAAAGATCTGTTGATTTGGCCGCTGATGAAGGAGGGCCAGTTGCTGGGAAATCACTTTCTGACTGTTGCTCTAAAGGTTCTCAAGGAACTTTGTTAGTGGACTGTGGGTGTCAGGAAGGGGGCCATTTAGGGACCTTTTTCAAGAGGAGCTAGTTTTGTTGATGTTACAATTTCCTTAAGATAGTGGCGTTTGGGGCTTAAGTTATTActtctgttacagtgtttttttttccccccatttccaCATTGATATATTTTCACCTTGGTAATATCTCTTAGTTCTTTCACACTGTGCCCGAGCAGCTCTCCCAGGGATTTATAGTGAAGCTTAGTTTTGAAAGTGGGGGTGGgtgagaagaggaaaacaaaagaaagaagagcttgtTTTGCTGATGGCAGGGGCACTGCTCATGTCCTTCCTTGAGGATCCTCCTGGAACTCACAGGCCCCGTTGGCTTGGGGCTAACGCTTCTCAGCTGGTCTTGGAGGGCGCCCATGAGAACCGACCCTCTGCCGTGTTTGGGCCCCGAGGGAGGGTACCCAGGCCTGGGCGGATCAGGCTGTTGGGAATCAGACACCTcaggaggccaggcctggggaggaaCCGGCCCTGTCAGGCAGCGAAGATGGCAGCCGTGTGTGGACAGCGGGGGACGAGGACCCccctgggagggaagggaagtgCAGTCACTTCCCTTGGACTGGCAGCCCAGCTGCCCAGGCTCTTGGGGGCCTGAGACCACCTGGCAGGTCCTGCGCCTGCGCCCTGGTGGCCTGGTGCACACACCCCTGCGCCTCCCCTCTGCGGCTCacagggcctggggaggcagggcatCAGGGTGGCCGGATGCATGTATCCCTGTGCCTCCCCTGTGTGGTTCACCAGGGCCTGGGGCGGCTACGCAGGATGCCGTCAGATGTCCCATGGGAGGTCTGGCCCCAGTAGGTGCTTGCTGCCTACGGATGGGTGCAGGGATCTGGGGGGCGTCCTGAGGAGGGGCTCCCTGGGGCTTCCCTCTCAGCCTGGGCTGTGAGGGCTGCCCCCCAAGAGCCAGCCGGCTGGTTAATGGGGGGCCAGGGCCCCTGGGTCTGCTCTGCCGCACTCCATGCTGGTGCTGGGACTCCCGGCCTGCCGCACCCCATCCCTGGAGCTGCCCGGCAGCCTGGGGAGCCTTTCCCGGTCACAGCCCCTGGGCTCCTGAACTTGGGGTGGCAAAGAAGGCAGGAAATCAGCCCACCACAGAGCATCGGCATTTGTGATGATTGGAACATGTCTTCTTGCtagaaaaatacacttttatttcCAGGTGCGTTTGTGAGTTGAGCACAGCACTCCGTGAACCTTGTCTTTGTGGCTGGTGTTTGGCTGTTTGATCCCCTTGAATTGAGACCTGTCTGCCTCTGATAGTCGGTCAACCAGCGAGAGGTCCAGTGAGGTCTGTAGGATCATTTCAGAGCCACCAGTTTCCAGTGGTGTTTTCCTCTGTATAATTATTTCTGTGTACTTCTTTAAACTCCGAAATCTTTATGCCCAGATTAGATCATTGAGCTAAGTGTGAATAGTGTGTTTCTTCGTTCATATATTAGTATATCACAGTCAGCATCTTGAGGGGATGAAATAAATCTTGGGGTAGGATGCAGGAGGATCATTTGCCATGTAACCCATACATAACACACAACCATCCAGAACTGGTGCCAGGACCAAAACAGCTTGAAAAAAGTACTTAAGTTTGCTGAAATTATCACTGAGAGGTGTTCTCTTTAACCTCATTTGTCCAATTTTACGGggaatttttctgtatttctcttatTGGAGTTGTTGATTTCGGGGAGGCTCTCTCTTGGCTGCAGGAACTCCATGCACCTGTTAGCGTAAGGAGTAAGCCTTACTCCTCTCTTGTGTGCCTCTCTGCTTCCCACCTCTTCCCACACTTTGCTGCTCTGGCTGCACTGGTTTCCTTAGGTGCCTGGGAAACCCGCGGCATGGCGCTTTGTCAAGACCTGTCTTAgagtacataatttaaaatttaaaattttaataattagaaatttaggttttaaatttaatttagaaatttaagtTTCTACTAAATAAGATTTCTTCTAAGGGTCTCTGGGAGGCGGGGTTTGAAGGAAGCAGGAGGGGTGTGGTCTGTTGGGGGGGGGGCGTCTGCCAGCTGTGGCAGCTGCACCCTCGTGGCCAAGTGGACAGGAGGTGTCGTGCGCTCAGATCCCTGCTGGTGGGCAGGTTCCCCATACTCATCATTTCCCTGCTCTACTCTCAGGATTCTTTCCTGCATCTACTCTGCAGAAGACAGGTCAGGCTGGACAACCCAGAGCAGACAAGGAGTCGCCACCCAGGGTCTTCTGGGACAGAACCTTTCCTTTGTGAgcaaaaaaatgtgtattagtACATTGGTTTAAAACGAGAAACCTTTAACTTCTTCATGCTTTGTAAATTTTACAGAAGAGTTCTTAGTGTGTATGAGGTTGTGAGTTTATACAAAACATGACTTCCTTTTTATATATGTCATGGctagttttaaagaaaatctgcCCATCTGGGTGCCTCTCTGCAAGTCTAGggtcccacccctgcccccatagGGAGACCCTATGAGAATCCTCTCATTTCTGCTTAGAGGTAAGAAGGATAAACAGACCACGTCCCAGGGGAGCTGTGGTGtagctctgcctctctttctaacCCCTCAGAATACTATTCGGAAAGATGCCCTGTCTCTCTCCCATCCTTTCTAATTGGCTCACTGTTTTGTTTATTCTACTGATCACACATCAGATGGAAGTTCTCTTTTACTGCAGATAATTGCTTTTTTGGTGTGTACTGTCTTGGGTCCATTTGGCAGCTTACAGGCACTCAGGTTGGCTTTCCTGCGGCGTGGGTGGTTGCccgctgtgtgccaggcacggcACTCGGCCACCTCCCTTGTCTGCTTTGTCTCTGCTTGTGCACAGGGTGCTAGAAACACCTAGACACCTGGAGGAGTGGCCCCTCATTCTCTGGAAGGTGGGATGGGCATGCACATGACAGTGATGGCACAGTGTGACTCCTGCTGTGTCCAGGGAGAGGCATACCCTGCTTCCCTGGGAAGGTACTATGGGAACCTATGCAGAAATTGGGGGTTCGGGGGGGTGACTGCAAGACTCCTGGGGTCCAGAGGGTGTTCTGTGCTGGGGCCCACACTTAGCCCTACAGCAAGAGCCTAGGGTGCCTTTGGGGGACTGGGGTGGTGGTGCAGGATAAAAAGAATAGGATGGGAATGGGAAGGGCCCACAGGTTGGGGCTTTAGGAGGCCATAGCGGTTTCATGGCCATAGGCAGCTAGAGTGGTGTCAGTTGTGGCCTCCGTGCCGAGCAGCCGCTTCCAGGTGGAGACCTTGCATGAGCTCAGGGTAAATCACTTGTGCTCTCAGCTGAAGTCTTGTTTCCCTGACGTCTAAACACAGCAGTAGGTTTGTGAACTGCCTTTGCGGCTCACTTGTCCTGGCCACGAGCTGTGCCTCTGTGTCCTTGGCCGCCCTTCTCCCTGGTCCTGTCTCCTTGGTTCTTATCCCCACACTCTCTCCTTGGTCAGTGGCCTGTgtttctcaccctctccctgccAATGTTACTCATTCTGTCTCTCCTTAAAGACTTGATATCTTTTTTCAGAAATACTATTTTAGGGTGCAATCATGTACAATTATTTAATGATTTAGCGCACACTTATCAATAACTGTTTAATTATTGATCTTGTAGAGGAAAGCAGCTGCGTGCACATCTATTTGAATTTGtgttgatgtcttctttggactGGATCGCTATCTTTCAGGAGCCCCCATCACTCCCTGTGGATGTTACTGGGTCCCTGTTTCGGGGGGAAACCTTGTTCCTAAGATCTCTGTGTCTTTTCTGTTTTAGGTGCTCTCTGCTGCTTGCCATGCTTTCAAGGTAGGATACACGGGCTGTCCTGGCAGGTGCGTCTCTGCAGCTGGGAAGCAGGAGCCTCATCTGAAGATGGAGAGATAAGACGTTGTCTGGCAGGCTCGCGTGACAGAAAGTGCCCACCCCGGCCGGGGAGCCCGTGTCCTGGAGATGGATCGCAACCGAGAGGCTGAGGTGGAGCTGAGAAGGGGCCCGAGCCCCAGCAGGGCCAGCAGGAGCCCCGAGGTGGACGGAGACAAGGCCATGAGCCACAGCTGCTGCATCTGTGGCAAGAGCTTCCCCTTCCAGAGCTCTCTGTCTCAGCACATGCGCAAGCACACCGGGGAAAAGCCCTACAAGTGTCCCTACTGCGACCACAGGGCTTCCCAGAAGGGCAACCTGAAGATCCATATCCGCAGCCACCGCACGGGCACTCTGATCCAGGGCCACGAGCCAGAGGCTGGTGAGATGCGCGTGTCTGAGGGCCTGGACGGCTGCACCAGCCCTACCAAGAGCAGTTCAGCCTGCAACAAGATCCTGAACGGGGCCACCCAGCTGGACGACAGCAAGATCCTGCTGAGGAGCAGCAAGAAGGAGGCTGAGGGGGCTGTCTGTGTCCCAGAGGAGGGCAAGGTGGCAGCCCAGTGCTCCTTCTGCAAGTGCAAGTTTGAGCGGAAGAAGGACCTGGAGCAGCACGTGCACCAGGCTCACAAGCCATTCAGGTGCAGGCTGTGCAGCTACATGACCCTGAGGGAGGAGTCCCTGCTGAGCCACATCGACAGGGACCACATCACAGCGCAGGGGCCCAGCGGCACTGAGGCCTACGTGGAGAACGGCAAGCCCGAGCTCACCCCCGGCGAGTTTCCTTGTGAGGTGTGTGGCCAGGCCTTCAGCCAGACCTGGTTCCTCAAGGCCCACATGAAGAAGCACAGAGGCTCCTTCGACCATGGCTGCCACATCTGTGGCCGGAGATTCAAAGAGCCGTGGTTCCTCAAGAACCACATGAAGGCACACGGCCCCAAGACAGGCAGCAAGAACAAGCCCAAGAGCGAGCTGGACCCCATAGCCACCATCAACAACGTGGTGCAGGAAGAGATGATTGTGGCCGGCCTGTCCCTTTACGAAGTCTGCACCAAGTGTGGGAACCTGTTTACAAACCTGGACAGCTTGAACGCGCACAACGCCATCCACCGCCGGGTGGAGGCCGGCCGGACGCGGGCCCCGGCCGGGGAGGGCGCGGCCCAGGGTGGCCCCCCGGACTCCCAGCAGCTGTTCCTCCAGTGCCTGAACCTGCGGCCCGCCGTGGCCAGTGTGCCTGCCCGCGGGCAGGCGGGGCGGCGTGTGGCCGAGCTGGACCCAGTCAACAGCTACCAGGCCTGGCAGCTGGCCACGCGGGGCAAGGTGGCCGAGCCGGCCGAGTACCTCAAGTACGGGGCGTGGGACGAGGCGTTGGCCGGGGACGTGGCCTTCGACAAGGAGCGGCGCGAGTACATCTTGGTGAGCCAGGAGAAGCGCAAGCGCGAGCCCGAGCCTGGCGCACCGGGCCCCCCGCGCAAGCGAGCGGGTGCGCCCGGGGACCCCACGCCTGGGCCCCTGGACCCCAGGCCTGCCGCGCGCCCcagccgccgcgccgccgcccccgcagGCCACGGCAAGTCGTCCGAGTGCTTCGAGTGCGGCAAGATCTTCCGCACCTACCACCAGATGGTGCTGCACTCCCGGGTGCACCGGCGCGCGCGCCGAGACCGCGATGGCCCTGGGGACCGCGCACCCCGTGCGCGCTGCGGCTCGCTCAGCGAGGGCGACTCGGCCTCGCAGCCCAGCAGCCCGGGCTCGGCCTGTGGTGCTGCCGCCGACTCCCCGGGCTTGGGCCTGGCCGACGAGGCTGCGGATGAGAGCGGAGAGGAGGGTGCAGCCGACCCCGCACCAGGTGAgcgtgggcgcctgggtggctggctgggTTCAGGGAGCTCTGCACCCAGGCGACCCCATGTCGGGATGGCCCAGAGCCCGGGCATCCCAGGCCCAGGAGCCCGGCATTCAGGCAGCACAGGTCCAGGGAGCCCTGTGCCCTGGTCCCCCTTCCCAAAGTGTCCCCAAACCCAGGGAGGTCAGGTGCCCAGGTAACACGTGCCTAAGTTATGCAGGCTCGGTGGCTCTCTGACCCGGTAGTCCTGGCACTCGCATAACCCAGGCCCAGGTAGTGGGGGCTCAGTCCTGCACCCTCAGGGCCTGGTTTCCCATAGCAGTCTCATATCTGGGTAGACTCTGCACCCAGGTAACGCTGTGCTTGGATAACCCTTGCCTGGGTTTCCCAGGCCCAGGTGGCCCCACAACCCAGCCATTACGTAGCTAGTGTATTCTTAGAGTTAGGCTGGTGGGTACAGACACAGGTGCCTGTCAGCTCCACTTCAGGCTCCTTTCTTGCTAATTTGCCCGTATGTGTTCACATTAATTAGCACCTTTGGCCTGTTGAATTAATGGTTTCTCTGGGGCATCAGCCATTTCTGAGCAAAGAACAGGTGATGGGACACCTCCATGCATAGTCCAGAGCCTGCTCCCTCACCATGtggcatgtgcatgcatgtacacatacacactttgctcttctcttttgCACCAGACAGCTGAGTAAAAGAGTAACTTCAGATTGGTGTGCAGTTATAATTAATCTCCTTGGATTCAACTAGCCCTGTGGGTTTAGAGATGGCTCATTGGAACAGATGACTTTCCAAAGAGTagctatgtaaatatttaaagatgctTGGCTGactttgttttcatcattttcctagtttttataaatcttaagcgttttgatattttattcattattttttaggaGAAGGTGATGTTCCAGTTAGAGAACTTAGACCTTTCTCTGCATAACTGAGActgttcctctcttctccctggaAACTGGTTCATGGATGTTGCTTTTACCTGAAAGGCCAGGGATGTAGAAAGTCAAGTGCTTCAGAAGGGCTATTTTATATTCTCTAGTGAGGAACATGACCCTAGTGCATTTCTCCAAGACAAAACACAAATCTGCgtcattttttccttattagaTTTAGCCATTTTTCTGGAACAGAGTTTACTGTGGGTTTATACAGTGTATTATGTGAGAGTCTATTACACTCAAATTATATTGAGTCAATAAAAGTGTACAAGAAAGTTGTTTGTCTAATCCCGTAGAGAAGCCTCTGCTGAACCCGCACCTCCATCTTATCAGCATCCGTATAGATAACTGAACAGTAACACATTATGCCCTGACCCTtgtttcccatttcctttcttacTCATTAACCgtgggaaggagcaggagaatACACTACTCTCTGAAAATGCAGTGCTCATTCTGTGATTCTTGGAACAGTTTGTCATGTAAAGTCTGGCAAACCCAATCGCGACCTTTCGTTTGCATTTTTGAAGAGtaattcttggtttttctctttaaaaattttgataatgATAGATTTTACTGATGATATTCCAATAATACTATGTTTTTTTGGAGCAcactaaacctttttttttcccggaagataaatatttttaatatttggaaaagcTCTTGAGCCTTTCCCTCATCTGTCATGGTGGTGGTCAAATAATTAATAATCTGATTCCGTAGTGCTTTGAAAATCATGATGCTGGAAAGatcaaatgattttctttcactCTACGttggaatttactttttttcatttcagcttcatTGAGATAATCATTTACCTCTTAACGAGATTGTatgtcttttc from Canis lupus dingo isolate Sandy chromosome 1, ASM325472v2, whole genome shotgun sequence encodes the following:
- the ZNF516 gene encoding zinc finger protein 516 isoform X3 — encoded protein: MDRNREAEVELRRGPSPSRASRSPEVDGDKAMSHSCCICGKSFPFQSSLSQHMRKHTGEKPYKCPYCDHRASQKGNLKIHIRSHRTGTLIQGHEPEAGEMRVSEGLDGCTSPTKSSSACNKILNGATQLDDSKILLRSSKKEAEGAVCVPEEGKVAAQCSFCKCKFERKKDLEQHVHQAHKPFRCRLCSYMTLREESLLSHIDRDHITAQGPSGTEAYVENGKPELTPGEFPCEVCGQAFSQTWFLKAHMKKHRGSFDHGCHICGRRFKEPWFLKNHMKAHGPKTGSKNKPKSELDPIATINNVVQEEMIVAGLSLYEVCTKCGNLFTNLDSLNAHNAIHRRVEAGRTRAPAGEGAAQGGPPDSQQLFLQCLNLRPAVASVPARGQAGRRVAELDPVNSYQAWQLATRGKVAEPAEYLKYGAWDEALAGDVAFDKERREYILVSQEKRKREPEPGAPGPPRKRAGAPGDPTPGPLDPRPAARPSRRAAAPAGHGKSSECFECGKIFRTYHQMVLHSRVHRRARRDRDGPGDRAPRARCGSLSEGDSASQPSSPGSACGAAADSPGLGLADEAADESGEEGAADPAPGGKPHRFCFSEEVAPTVLSNGDQSHAPGNNAPETDTGEPRAGNASSLSTLENRSRDASKRSEQPRFSVDLKTTGFHLKQEVSVSRDAANFPLHLGQTFPEGANLQLLSESPANHLKEKLSDLLMKGHTGGGRKGPAPDLIPLDLSERSSRDDPSRKELASSLQAALAVHPCPYCNHKTYYPEVLWMHKRVWHRVSCNSMAPQWIQPNGYKSIRNNLVFLARSGRTGPPPALGGKECQPLPIARFTRTQVPGGAPGPKSSSSPLGVTTKAASMPKSKESHPGGPCALWVASPEGHRQAKPGHGPEQHGAPAQPPLPKPRQEASPRPGPTGGSGFSRSATPTPSVIARAGSQPPAGGRPGDKYIIPPAGASLGPPNKHSAPDPLKAKFSPQPQGQPHVKGDGGPSLPPREPPSKAGQELRPPASGGAGPRGNAALPGPPALHASKQEPMSDGHEKRLDILNIFKTYIPKDFASLYQSWGANGPALEHRGERPF